In Catellicoccus marimammalium M35/04/3, the following proteins share a genomic window:
- a CDS encoding alpha/beta hydrolase: MKKKRGILLIVVILLLGGMLFFLGKGKNKKAEPIPNKKSGVTTVMIHGTPSDEHVFDRLTKELEEKGGTKEPLLIVSRDGEIQLDGEWKPAKHPLVQVRFSYNDAPDALQAEWLSRVFSWLQEHRVNAIDYIAHSQGGVALAFYLAQQQYKQENPIQLQKVVTLGSPYNELGKQVDKNDRLIASPTLKTIEKGFSEHKVQCGPWLNIAGEINATDDGIVPIESVKSLESVLNKEGIKNQFLLLSDLGHSDLPVDSLVFEEINKFLVWPEKKVEK; this comes from the coding sequence ATGAAAAAGAAACGTGGAATTTTACTCATTGTAGTGATTTTGCTTTTAGGAGGAATGCTTTTCTTCCTTGGAAAAGGAAAAAATAAAAAAGCTGAGCCTATTCCTAATAAAAAAAGTGGTGTCACTACAGTGATGATTCATGGAACTCCTTCTGATGAACATGTTTTTGACCGATTAACAAAAGAACTAGAAGAAAAAGGTGGAACAAAAGAACCATTGCTTATTGTTTCGCGCGATGGAGAGATCCAATTGGATGGCGAATGGAAACCAGCAAAGCATCCTTTGGTTCAAGTTCGTTTCTCTTATAATGATGCTCCTGATGCTTTACAAGCAGAATGGTTAAGCCGAGTGTTTTCTTGGTTGCAAGAACATAGGGTCAATGCGATTGATTATATTGCTCATTCTCAAGGTGGGGTAGCATTAGCTTTCTATTTGGCTCAACAACAATATAAACAAGAAAATCCCATTCAATTACAAAAAGTAGTAACTTTGGGCTCTCCTTATAATGAATTAGGAAAACAAGTGGACAAAAACGATCGATTAATTGCCAGTCCTACATTAAAAACGATTGAAAAAGGATTTTCTGAACATAAAGTTCAATGTGGACCTTGGTTAAATATTGCAGGAGAAATTAACGCAACAGATGATGGAATTGTTCCTATTGAAAGTGTTAAATCTTTAGAAAGTGTTCTCAATAAAGAGGGAATTAAAAATCAATTTCTTCTTTTAAGTGATTTAGGGCACAGTGATCTTCCTGTAGATTCCTTAGTTTTTGAGGAAATTAATAAATTTCTTGTTTGGCCAGAAAAAAAGGTTGAAAAATAA